The following proteins are encoded in a genomic region of Cryptomeria japonica chromosome 11, Sugi_1.0, whole genome shotgun sequence:
- the LOC131041352 gene encoding pentatricopeptide repeat-containing protein At5g65560, whose amino-acid sequence MSMSMWIWVLLAAKKVTFFRGFPSSNVSKEFLRSPACAFSGKNQYISVALSINGKGNSNSSGNEEANTMPNGDLVQQVCKIICQNGWQKDESASVVKNLSWRLTPEDIHKVLENRSSYSPRSALQFFYWMQRQRPGYKHSVDCYVTVLKMLLREREMGKAENLRIAMIKGCTEVEEMERAMEFLFLLHNQGDFKFTLQAYNSLLVMLARLDMVTAAQGVYEDMIKSGIKLVPMTFNTMINALCKHGKVQEAQLVLGKFLQEGWYANTFTYTSFVLGHCRNGNVDQAFRVFRKMQKEEACAPNSVTYTNLINGLFTVGRIEEAFQMLVEMVENGIEPTVHTYTLPITILCERGQLQEARDLLRYMVERGCQPNIHTYTTLINSLCKADRLDEANELFDNIVKQGVRPNVVTYNALIYGLCKKNKVDAAFELLQKMEKSACKPNTQTFNELIDGLCKEEGMHKAMLLFDKMSKMGLSPTPVTFNTLIDGYCKTGNLENAFRLFDMMQKTGCEPNLYTYTELIKGLCRKGMLDRANDLFVNLSEKGLIPNEVTYTALIDGYCKHGQVHKGLKLIAQMKKNGYEPNADTYNALINGLCKDDKLSEADNLFHRMVEDGVVPTVYTYTDLIHAFCKANKMDQAFKLFEEMKNCECEPDAHTYSALIYGRCREGKSVEAELLLGEMEEKGLKLDQVTYNTLIDTNIQAGEINHAFGILRRMIRNKCQPDYLTYHLLMIGLRGVAKSIAREHATLDVNPKVNDIHLPSMLIDKMVEYDCQPTTGTYAVLVAGLCKVGRLYEADKLVQSMRERGLVPNGSINASLAMGYCQEGKSARALKILESMVKNGFELSLSICNAVLTGLYREGNKTKADIFFDDVIISSFSSDEITWTVLIDGLLKEGAIDVCLKLLERMEERGSEPSVQTYSLLTRELFKQDKTMEAKALVDKMMEKGFVMEEALPC is encoded by the coding sequence ATGTCGATGTCGATGTGGATATGGGTGCTCCTCGCAGCCAAAAAAGTAACCTTTTTTCGGGGATTCCCATCATCCAATGTAAGTAAAGAGTTTTTGCGTTCTCCTGCGTGTGCTTTTTCTGGGAAGAATCAGTACATATCTGTTGCTTTGAGTATAAATGGTAAAGGAAATAGTAATAGTAGTGGAAATGAAGAGGCAAATACAATGCCGAATGGTGATCTAGTGCAGCAAGTTTGTAAAATAATCTGCCAAAATGGGTGGCAAAAGGATGAGAGTGCCAGTGTCGTAAAAAATTTAAGTTGGAGATTAACCCCGGAAGATATACACAAGGTTTTAGAAAATCGGAGCAGTTACAGTCCAAGGTCTGCCCTGCAGTTCTTTTACTGGATGCAGCGACAGCGGCCTGGATACAAGCATAGCGTGGATTGCTATGTGACCGTGCTAAAGATGCTCTTGAGGGAGAGGGAAATGGGCAAGGCAGAGAATTTGAGAATAGCCATGATCAAGGGGTGTACCGAAGTGGAGGAAATGGAAAGGGCTATGGAATTCTTGTTTTTGTTGCACAACCAAGGTGATTTCAAGTTCACTCTCCAAGCTTATAATTCTCTTTTAGTCATGCTAGCAAGGCTCGATATGGTCACTGCAGCACAGGGTGTTTATGAGGATATGATCAAGAGTGGAATTAAGCTAGTCCCTATGACATTCAATACTATGATAAATGCCTTGTGCAAGCATGGTAAGGTACAAGAGGCCCAGCTTGTATTGGGAAAGTTTCTTCAGGAAGGTTGGTATGCTAACACTTTCACCTACACCTCCTTTGTCCTCGGTCACTGCAGGAACGGCAATGTGGATCAAGCATTCAGGGTTTTTCGCAAAATGCAGAAAGAAGAGGCTTGTGCTCCCAATTCTGTCACTTATACTAATCTTATAAATGGTCTCTTCACTGTGGGTAGAATAGAGGAGGCTTTTCAAATGTTGGTTGAGATGGTAGAGAATGGAATCGAGCCTACAGTTCACACCTATACTCTGCCCATCACAATTCTTTGTGAAAGAGGACAGTTGCAGGAGGCACGTGATTTATTAAGGTACATGGTTGAGAGAGGATGCCAACCCAACATTCATACTTATACTACATTGATCAACAGCTTGTGCAAAGCAGATAGGCTGGACGAGGCAAACGAATTATTTGATAATATAGTAAAACAAGGCGTAAGGCCTAATGTAGTCACTTACAATGCTCTTATTTATGGCCTCTGCAAAAAAAATAAGGTCGATGCTGCATTTGAGCTTCTACAAAAAATGGAGAAGAGTGCTTGCAAACCAAATACTCAAACATTTAATGAACTTATCGACGGACTATGCAAGGAAGAGGGAATGCATAAGGCCATGTTGCTTTTTGATAAAATGTCCAAAATGGGTTTGTCTCCTACACCTGTCACATTTAATACATTAATTGATGGCTATTGCAAAACGGGAAACCTGGAAAATGCATTTAGGCTGTTTGACATGATGCAGAAAACTGGATGTGAGCCTAACCTTTACACCTATACTGAACTGATTAAAGGACTTTGTAGGAAGGGGATGCTGGATCGGGCCAATGATTTATTTGTTAATTTGTCTGAGAAAGGCTTGATACCAAACGAAGTAACTTACACTGCATTAATTGATGGCTACTGCAAGCATGGCCAAGTTCACAAAGGCCTCAAGTTGATAGCCCAGATGAAGAAAAATGGTTATGAACCGAATGCTGATACTTACAATGCACTCATTAATGGGCTATGCAAGGACGATAAGCTTTCTGAGGCAGACAATTTATTTCACAGAATGGTAGAGGATGGCGTGGTTCCCACTGTGTACACTTACACAGACCTGATTCATGCATTTTGCAAAGCAAATAAGATGGATCAAGCATTTAAACTTTTTGAGGAAATGAAAAATTGTGAGTGTGAACCAGATGCCCACACATATAGTGCTCTTATTTATGGCCGTTGCAGAGAAGGAAAGTCAGTAGAAGCAGAATTgcttcttggagaaatggaggaAAAAGGCCTTAAACTAGATCAAGTAACTTATAACACTCTCATTGATACTAACATTCAAGCAGGTGAAATTAATCATGCTTTCGGTATTCTGAGAAGAATGATCAGGAATAAATGCCAACCTGATTATCTGACTTACCATTTGCTTATGATTGGGCTCAGGGGGGTGGCAAAAAGCATTGCCAGAGAACACGCAACACTTGACGTGAACCCTAAAGTTAATGATATTCATCTTCCTAGCATGCTTATTGATAAAATGGTAGAATATGATTGCCAACCTACTACTGGTACCTATGCTGTTTTGGTAGCTGGATTATGCAAAGTCGGAAGGTTGTATGAGGCAGACAAGTTGGTCCAAAGTATGCGAGAAAGAGGCTTGGTTCCCAATGGATCAATAAATGCCTCTCTTGCAATGGGGTATTGCCAAGAAGGGAAATCTGCACGTGCCTTGAAGATTTTAGAATCGATGGTTAAAAATGGGTTTGAACTTAGCCTATCTATATGCAACGCAGTGCTTACTGGTCTTTATAGAGAAGGAAATAAAACAAAGGCAGACATATTTTTTGATGATGTTATTATCAGCAGTTTTAGTTCTGATGAAATTACTTGGACCGTGCTCATTGATGGGCTTCTCAAAGAAGGTGCAATTGATGTTTGCCTGAAGCTGCTAGAGAGGATGGAGGAGAGAGGCTCTGAGCCTAGTGTCCAAACATATTCTCTATTAACTAGAGAACTTTTTAAACAAGATAAGACAATGGAAGCAAAAGCACTTGTTGATAAGATGATGGAGAAGGGTTTTGTTATGGAAGAAGCTCTTCCATGTTGA